Genomic segment of Chitinophaga varians:
TTCACAATGGGGCCTATAACGCCCTGTGGCAGTATCTGCGGCGCAGCGCTGTTGAGGCCGTGCTGCAGGGTGCTCCAGAACTTCTTGCGGTCTTTTACGCTGGTATGCAGTTCTACGGTGATGAAAACCTGTCCGTCTTTGGTTTGTGACTTGGTCTTCTCTTTGTTCACTTCTTCAAAGGAAAACAGGTATTGTTCAATTTTATTGGTCACCTGTTTTTCCATTTGTACTTCATCGGCGCCGGGGTAGAAAGCATATACCATGGCTGTTGGCATATCTATCTTCGGGTTTTCCGCCCTGGGCATGTTCAGGAGGGAATAGAGCCCCAGCAGCAGTAACAGCACCACTACTACGATGGTGACTTGTTTGAACTGCATGGCCGCTTCTATGAAACTGATTTTATTTTTTTTCATGCTTCCGTTTGTTGGTCATGCTGAATAATGGCTGTTAGAGGCTCACGGCGGTGCCGTCTTTGATGTTGGTGAGCCCGGAGGTGATCACCTGTTCACCGCCTTGCAGGCCGGTGGTGATCACCACTTCATTTTTGCCGGTGAGGGCGCCTACGGTCACTCTTTTGCGTACAGCCTGATGTTGTGCGTTGGTGATGAAGACGTAGGTCAGGTCGTCCGCATCGCGTACTACGGCCGTGGCGGGCACTGTCAGGTTGTTGGCACTTCTGCCGGTGTTGAGGCGGATTTCAGTGAGCATGCCGGGAAGCAGGCGTCCGTTGTTATTGGATAATTTTATTTTGATGTTATAGGTGCGTGAAGTGGCGTCGGCCTGTGGGTTGATGATGGTGATTTTTCCTGCTGCGCTGTCCTGTAGCGTGGGGATGTAGACCAGTGCGCTGCCACCATGGGGGATGGCGCCTACCTCACTTTCCGGAACGGAGGCCCGGGCATACACCATGTCGGTTTTTACAATGGTGAACGCCGGTACGCCGGGAGCTGCGGCGCTGCCTCTTTCTATTTTACGGGCGCTGACGATACCGGTGATAGGTGCGTACAATCTGCTGTCCGCGATATGTTTGGCGCTGATTTCTTTATTGGCTTTGGCCTGTGCCAGTTTGGTCTTTATGTCGATGTAGTCTTTCGCCGGCAGACTGCCTTTCTGATACAGGTCATTCAGGCGGCGGTACATATCTTCCGCCTGGTCCAGTCCTGCGTTGGCGATGGTGAGCGCATTGCTGTATTCTGTAGCGTCGAGGGTGGCCAGTAATTGCCCCTGCCGGACCAGCTGTCCTTCTTCCACAAGAATGCCGTTCACCACGCCCGGTACGGCAAAGCCAATATCGGCGGTGTTGTCAGGCTCTATGGTGCCGGAGTAGGTGAAGGTTTGCGGCATATCATTGAGGCTGACTTTTGTTGCGGTCACTTTTACCGGCGCCTGTTGCTCCTGCTGCACTTCCTTGCTGCCGCAGGCGGCCAGCAGGGTGGTGATGATCAAAAAGGAAACGGGTCTGTACGTCATCGGCATAATCTTATTTTATAGTATGATTGAATACAAATTGTTTTTCGCGCAACAAAATTAGGGGCGGTACAGCGGCGGGAAAAGGTTGATACATCGGGAAATCTGGTCAGAATGTCGGTTTGTTTTTCAGGTATAACTAAAACGACTATACGAAAATAAGGCCGGAGCAGGAGTGCTTCGGCCTGTAATTAAAACCTACAACTGTTACACTGTTAGTAACAAGAATTTTCAGGGGGAACATTTTATTGCCCTAATGCCCGGAAAGCCTTGGGAGAGTAGCCGGTATGGCGTTTGAAATATTTACCGAAAAAAGACTGGTCGCTGAAGTGCAGGATTTCGGTGATCTCGGCAATGCTAAGTTTGGGATTGTCGAGCAGCAGTTTTGCTTCCAGTACTACATAGTCATCGATGATTTCGCCGGCGCTTTTACCGGTAAATTCTTTTACTGTTTCGGTCAGGTACTTGGCGGTGACGAACAGCTGCTCTGCATATTGCTGCACATTGCGCTGACTCTTGAAATGTGCCTGCACCAGGTTGGTGAAGCGGATCACCAGGCTTTCTTTCCGGGAGACCGCCGGGTTTATTAACTCCGTATACCTTGTGCTGAGGGCTGCCATTTCATAGAGGAACAACAGAAAGGTATGCTGTAGCTTCTCTCTGGCAAAAGGTTGTTTTTCCTTCATATCCTCCATGCGGGCCGCCAGTTGCCGGAAATGGGAGAGCATCAGCTGTGCGTCTGCCGGAGAGAGTTTCCAATGCGGGGAATACTTCGACGTAAAATAATCGTACAGCTCCATTTTATTGGCGGGCAACCCTATTTCCACCATAAAGTCCAGGGTGAAATTCAGGCCGGAGATGATACAGGATTTGTCTACCGCCACTGATTTTTTCATGGTATGTGGTGGGATCAGCAGCAGGTCGTTGGCTTCCAGGTGATATACTTTTCTGTCCAGGTTGCCCTGCATCCTGCCTTGTTGTATGAGAAGGATGCTGGTGAAGTCTGACCGGAAATTGGATTTAATATGATCATATTCGATCATGTTTATATCGACAGAAACAAAGAGCCCTATACCCAACGGGTCCTCCAGTCCGGCGCTGCGAATAAATTCCGCCTGTTTCATTATTCCTCCGTGTTCTTTCCGTTGTGTCATATAGCTGTTCGCAGTGCTGTTTTTCGGACAGGGCAAAGGTCAATCTATCTGTGCGGTTATCAAAGGTTGATTAGTCGGTAAATCTGGTCAGAAAGTCGGTTGCACCTATAAAAAAAATACCCCCGCAATCTACTGAAAATAAGATCACGGGAGTATATAAACGATAAAAACCGGGGTCAGTTTTGGACTACTTCCATGGGATCGTCCATCGGGAAGAAGAGCACCTTATCGGTGTTGATATATCTCATGAGGTCAATCATATGGAGGGTCCTGTTGTTGACGGTATGGAAGTAGAGCCGTTTGTTTTTCAGGTCATTGGCGCAGGTCCACAGCGTATATACGTTATTGCCGGGGTGTGCGCGGTCTTTGATGACCCCCTTGGGGATATCAAAGGCGTTGAGGATCTGGAAAGCCTGCGTCACGGCCTCGTCTGCGGAAGGCGACGGGTCCATGCTCTGGGTATAGGCCACGGCGCGTACAAAGCGGGAAGAAGGCGTAAAATCGCCGGGGATGCCTACCAGTCCATTACCTTGTCCGAATGAACGGATGGTGTCTTCTCCCATTTTCAGGCACGCATCGGAAGGGCGGGAATTCAGGTACTGCTGCAGGTTGGCCATATGCCAGTCGAAGGTGGGTGAATTGGTCAGCACGCCCAGCGGGTTGTTGTAACTATACAGCTTTCCATTCACACATTCTATCACGAGCGACTTGCCCTCCGCGTCGTGTACACTGTAATGCAGCGGGAAGGGAATGCCGCCGTTGACGTACAGGGGGATGCCTTTGTTGATCAGAATACCGCTGTCTATAGCGTGTTTCACCTGGTCAACCGTGGCGAAATTGGATAGCAGCCACGCTGATACGTCGGTAGAGCTGAGCGATTTGGCGATTTTCTTGGGCGGAACATTCATATAACCAGCGTATCCGGGTAAATAGTACAGACCCACGGCCAGGCCTTTTTCGTTCATGCCGTCCGCGATAGCGTCTTTGCCCATGGAATTGATACCAACAATGGCGTACCGGGCTTTCCAGTACAGCCCTTTATTGGCACCGCCGGGACTAACGGCGTTAAAGGGATAATTCCTTGGATACACGACAACCTGCGCCTGCAGGTCATTGTAAAATTCCAGGGTACGGGCGCAGATCACAGCGCCATCTCTTGCCCTCAGCTGGATACCTGTACAGGCCGGAACGGTGATAGGGGAGGCCAACAGCGAAATACCGAGGGAGTAACACAGGGTTTTAAATAATCCGGTTTTCATTGCAATGTTATTGGGGTGAATAAATCAAAGGTATTGGTCCGGTAAACACCGGCAAGGGTTACAACAAGTGCGGATTCCTGATTGTTTGAAATAAAATGTTATCCCCTGAAATGATGTAAGGTATCATAAAGGTCATGCGCCTCCGGAGAACGCTGTTTATACAGTACCGTAGTCGCTGCGGCCACCAGGATAAGGGTGGATGGAAACGCGGAACCGGCCCCCAGGGGTGTTATGGCCAATAAAAAGAGAATAGCGGCCCCCAGACCTATCTGTAACAGTGGTTTTTTGTAACTGATGAAAGCCCCCATTGCCAGTTGACACAGGGAAATTGCCACCACTATGGCGGTAACGTTATGACTGAAAGCACCGTAAATAAATTGTTCGTATGTGGCAAAGGGTGTCATTGCGCCATAAGCCATAAAAAGTTCCGGATGTATAATGGCCATTGCTCCATTAAAAACGCCTGCCCCTATAAACAACAGCGATAACAGTAGTTGTGCCACTACCGGCCGGAAAATGGCAAATGCCAGGATTACCAGGCTTGTGCCATTGGCGATGAAGTAAGTGGCGGAAAATATATTGGCATGCATAACAGTAGGTATTTAATGAGTAAAAATTATTCACATATTGAAGTTAACAGGAACCGCCAGGCCCTGAAATGATGCCAGTCATATGCCGGTTTGATAGTGGTCAGCTTTCCCGGAATGTGACAGGAATCAACCGGAGGGGTAACAATGGTCATATGTCAGGGACATACTTCTGGCGAACTTTAGATAAATGCTACACTATGATCAGAATTGCTGCCATACTGGATGGCCTGAAGTACTCTGAGAACGTACAACAATATGCGCTGATGATAGCGCAGCATCAGCAGGCACACGTTACCGGGGTGTTACCGGAAGATTTTACCTATAACAGTTTCGGTATGTACCAGGTACTGAAGTCCGGCGCGGACCCGGCCACCATCAGCCGGCTGGAGGCTGCGGACGAAGCCAGCAGGAAAGCCGCAGCAGTTACTTTTGAGGCTGCCTGTCAGAAAGCAGGCGTGGCTTACAGCATACACCGCCATCGCAATGTATCGCTGCCGGAAGCACTGGAAACGAGTATCTATGCAGACCTGTTGGTGGTTGACCGGAAAGAGACATTCACCCATGAACCGGCAAAGACGCCCACCCGTTTTATCCGGGACCTGTTAACAGATGTGCAGTGCCCCGTGTTGTTAACACCCTCCGGCAAATCGCCGCTGATGGCCGACTGGTCTGATGTGGTGCTGCTGTATGACGGTGAACCGTCCTCGGTATATGCCATTAAAATGTACAGCTACCTGCTCACATTACAATTTCCTGTTACGGTCACTGTGCTGTCTGTCAATGCAGAAGGTAATCATTTGCAGAACAAACAACTGATCCGGGATTTTATTCACAGTCGTTTTCCGGCTGCCGCCTATCATGTGGTGGACGGTGATCCCGAAACAGAAATTATCCGGTATCTGAAGAACC
This window contains:
- a CDS encoding efflux RND transporter periplasmic adaptor subunit yields the protein MTYRPVSFLIITTLLAACGSKEVQQEQQAPVKVTATKVSLNDMPQTFTYSGTIEPDNTADIGFAVPGVVNGILVEEGQLVRQGQLLATLDATEYSNALTIANAGLDQAEDMYRRLNDLYQKGSLPAKDYIDIKTKLAQAKANKEISAKHIADSRLYAPITGIVSARKIERGSAAAPGVPAFTIVKTDMVYARASVPESEVGAIPHGGSALVYIPTLQDSAAGKITIINPQADATSRTYNIKIKLSNNNGRLLPGMLTEIRLNTGRSANNLTVPATAVVRDADDLTYVFITNAQHQAVRKRVTVGALTGKNEVVITTGLQGGEQVITSGLTNIKDGTAVSL
- a CDS encoding AraC family transcriptional regulator, with amino-acid sequence MKQAEFIRSAGLEDPLGIGLFVSVDINMIEYDHIKSNFRSDFTSILLIQQGRMQGNLDRKVYHLEANDLLLIPPHTMKKSVAVDKSCIISGLNFTLDFMVEIGLPANKMELYDYFTSKYSPHWKLSPADAQLMLSHFRQLAARMEDMKEKQPFAREKLQHTFLLFLYEMAALSTRYTELINPAVSRKESLVIRFTNLVQAHFKSQRNVQQYAEQLFVTAKYLTETVKEFTGKSAGEIIDDYVVLEAKLLLDNPKLSIAEITEILHFSDQSFFGKYFKRHTGYSPKAFRALGQ
- a CDS encoding linear amide C-N hydrolase, with translation MKTGLFKTLCYSLGISLLASPITVPACTGIQLRARDGAVICARTLEFYNDLQAQVVVYPRNYPFNAVSPGGANKGLYWKARYAIVGINSMGKDAIADGMNEKGLAVGLYYLPGYAGYMNVPPKKIAKSLSSTDVSAWLLSNFATVDQVKHAIDSGILINKGIPLYVNGGIPFPLHYSVHDAEGKSLVIECVNGKLYSYNNPLGVLTNSPTFDWHMANLQQYLNSRPSDACLKMGEDTIRSFGQGNGLVGIPGDFTPSSRFVRAVAYTQSMDPSPSADEAVTQAFQILNAFDIPKGVIKDRAHPGNNVYTLWTCANDLKNKRLYFHTVNNRTLHMIDLMRYINTDKVLFFPMDDPMEVVQN
- a CDS encoding universal stress protein, with the translated sequence MIRIAAILDGLKYSENVQQYALMIAQHQQAHVTGVLPEDFTYNSFGMYQVLKSGADPATISRLEAADEASRKAAAVTFEAACQKAGVAYSIHRHRNVSLPEALETSIYADLLVVDRKETFTHEPAKTPTRFIRDLLTDVQCPVLLTPSGKSPLMADWSDVVLLYDGEPSSVYAIKMYSYLLTLQFPVTVTVLSVNAEGNHLQNKQLIRDFIHSRFPAAAYHVVDGDPETEIIRYLKNRPKGTLVVLGAYRRGAVSRWFRESMADVLMSEVDLPLFIAHNK